A stretch of Candidatus Sulfotelmatobacter sp. DNA encodes these proteins:
- a CDS encoding response regulator transcription factor: MTTSTDERQADGRVPQAAVTVAVVVERPTTREAIIRVLATDAGIRVVGQADDLASGLALLDQQRPRVVVVNMRLGGTDAPGVVFIRAAKERHPEIGVLSLKRRVDEHLLRTALDAGADACCLATTPENRLRSAIKAVGEGATWLDPEISRILLHPVVRRPVDPPRDDEGMHLSPREHEILQLLTEGYTNDEIATSLRCSEATIKTHLVHVFTKLNVHDRVSAAVAALRRGII, from the coding sequence ATGACGACCAGCACAGACGAGCGTCAAGCCGACGGTAGGGTTCCGCAGGCTGCGGTCACCGTCGCGGTGGTCGTCGAACGCCCGACGACCCGCGAGGCGATCATTCGCGTTCTCGCCACCGATGCGGGCATTCGCGTGGTCGGTCAGGCCGACGATTTGGCGAGCGGGCTGGCGTTGCTCGACCAGCAGCGCCCGCGCGTCGTCGTCGTCAACATGCGCCTGGGCGGTACGGACGCACCGGGCGTCGTCTTCATTCGCGCCGCCAAGGAGCGGCATCCGGAAATCGGCGTGCTCTCACTCAAGCGCCGCGTCGACGAACATCTCTTGCGGACCGCGCTCGACGCCGGCGCCGACGCCTGTTGCCTGGCGACGACGCCCGAGAACCGGCTGCGCAGCGCGATCAAAGCGGTCGGCGAGGGCGCGACCTGGCTCGACCCCGAGATCTCGCGCATCCTGCTGCACCCGGTCGTGCGGCGGCCGGTCGATCCCCCGCGCGACGACGAGGGCATGCACCTCTCCCCGCGCGAGCACGAGATCCTCCAGCTGCTGACCGAAGGCTACACGAACGACGAGATCGCAACCTCGCTGCGCTGCTCGGAAGCGACGATCAAGACGCACCTCGTGCACGTCTTCACCAAGCTCAACGTCCACGATCGCGTCAGCGCCGCCGTCGCCGCGCTGCGCCGCGGCATTATTTGA